From the Sphingomonas phyllosphaerae 5.2 genome, one window contains:
- the rplL gene encoding 50S ribosomal protein L7/L12: protein MADLNALVESLSELTVLEAAELSKLLEEKWGVSAAAAVAAPAAGGGAAAPAAEEKTEFDVILTGDGGKKINVIKEVRAITGLGLTEAKALVEGAPKPVKEGVNKDEAEKVKKQLEEAGATVELK from the coding sequence ATGGCAGACCTGAACGCGCTCGTTGAGAGCCTGAGCGAGCTGACCGTCCTCGAGGCCGCCGAGCTCTCGAAGCTGCTCGAAGAGAAGTGGGGCGTTTCGGCCGCAGCAGCGGTTGCAGCGCCGGCCGCCGGCGGCGGCGCAGCGGCCCCGGCCGCCGAAGAGAAGACCGAGTTCGACGTGATCCTGACCGGCGACGGTGGCAAGAAGATCAACGTCATCAAGGAAGTCCGCGCGATCACCGGCCTGGGCCTGACCGAGGCGAAGGCGCTCGTCGAAGGCGCGCCGAAGCCGGTCAAGGAAGGCGTGAACAAGGACGAGGCCGAGAAGGTCAAGAAGCAGCTGGAAGAAGCCGGCGCGACCGTCGAGCTGAAGTAA
- the rplJ gene encoding 50S ribosomal protein L10, with translation MDRSQKTSAVAELNRNFSEVAVVVVTRNLGMTVAQSTDLRNRMRDAGATYKVSKNKLARIALDGTDYGSISDMLTGPVGLATSTDPVAAAKVAAEFAKTTDKFEIVGGAMGATPLDVAGVQALATLPSLDELRAKIVGLIVAPATKLATITQAPAAQIARVLAAYSEKEAA, from the coding sequence ATGGATCGTAGTCAAAAGACTTCGGCCGTCGCCGAGCTCAACCGCAACTTCTCCGAGGTCGCCGTGGTGGTCGTCACCCGGAACCTGGGGATGACGGTGGCGCAGTCGACCGACTTGCGCAACCGGATGCGGGATGCCGGCGCGACCTACAAGGTCTCGAAGAACAAGCTTGCCAGGATCGCACTCGACGGCACCGATTACGGCTCGATCAGCGACATGCTGACCGGTCCGGTCGGCCTGGCGACCTCGACCGACCCGGTCGCGGCTGCCAAGGTCGCCGCCGAATTCGCCAAGACGACCGACAAGTTCGAGATCGTCGGCGGTGCGATGGGCGCGACCCCGCTCGACGTGGCGGGCGTGCAGGCACTGGCCACGCTGCCGTCGCTGGACGAGCTGCGTGCGAAGATCGTCGGCCTCATCGTGGCACCTGCCACGAAGCTGGCGACCATCACCCAGGCCCCGGCCGCGCAGATCGCGCGCGTGCTGGCAGCTTATTCGGAGAAGGAAGCGGCCTGA